The proteins below are encoded in one region of Lagenorhynchus albirostris chromosome 7, mLagAlb1.1, whole genome shotgun sequence:
- the LOC132522917 gene encoding interferon alpha-13-like, which yields MAQIYLLVAGVLLCSIPAYSLGWNLPRSHSQENKDVFQHLEQLQRIPSQWCLKDRTDFKFPWKRENITPIQVTQGTCHHHLMLQQIFNLFTTEDSRAAWNNTLLDKLLSSLHLRLHRLEQMKKDNLDCRDLGRAAREYFHGIHVYLKAKEYSPCAWEVVRVEIKRCLSLM from the coding sequence ATGGCCCAGATCTATTTGCTAGTGGCAGGAGTGCTGCTCTGCTCTATCCCTGCTTACTCTCTTGGCTGGAACTTGCCTAGAAGCCATAGCCAGGAAAACAAGGACGTCTTCCAACATTTGGAACAGTTGCAAAGGATCCCCTCTCAGTGGTGCCTAAAGGACAGAACCGACTTCAAATTTCCTTGGAAAAGAGAGAATATCACCCCAATCCAGGTGACTCAAGGCACCTGTCACCACCATCTGATGCTCCAGCAGATCTTCAACCTCTTCACCACGGAGGACAGCCGTGCTGCCTGGAACAACACCCTCCTCGATAAACTTCTCTCTAGCCTTCATCTGAGGCTGCACCGACTGGAACAGATGAAAAAAGACAATCTGGATTGTCGAGATTTGGGACGTGCTGCCCGGGAGTATTTCCATGGAATCCATGTCTATCTGAAGGCAAAGGAATACAGCCCCTGTGCCTGGGAGGTTGTCAGAGTGGAAATTAAAAGGTGCCTTTCCCTTATGTAA